From Thermococcus barophilus MP:
CGGTAGCTCAGCCTGGGAGAGCGCTGCCCTCGCAAGGCAGAGGCCGCGGGTTCAAATCCCGCCCGGTCCACCAATACCTGCTTCTCAGTATACTTCTCGGTTATATCCTCACCTCCACAAAAGATATCAAGGATTAGTCTTCCTCATGGACATTGTACACAAACATTAATAAGCCTCGTAACACAATAACACATGGTGATATTTGTGGAAGTTGAGTTGCTGAAAAAGCTTGTTTCTACACCATCACATTTTGGTGAAGAGAAAGAAATTTCTGAATTTATAACATCGTTTCTTGAGCCATATGCTAAGGTTGAAACTCAAGAGGTTGAAGGATTTGGAAGCAATGTAATTGCATATTTGAAAGGTGTTAAGAATACGGTCGTGCTTAACGGTCATATGGATACTGTTGGGTTAAGCGCTGGGTGGACGAAAAACCCGTGGGGTCAAATCGAAGGGGATAAATTTTATGGTCTTGGAAGTGCTGACATGAAAGGCGGATTGGCAGCATTAATGAGCGTTTTTGCTGAAATCGCTGAGCTTTCTCGGAGAGAAAGACCTAACGTAATATTCACTGCCGTTGTTGATGAAGAAGGTTATTCTCGGGGTACTTGGGAGCTGATTAAAAGCAAAAAGCTTGAAAAGGCTGATGTCGTTCTTGTGGGTGAGCCCACTAATGAAAAGCTTATGCTTGGTGCAAGGGGAAGGTTTGTAATTCAAGTTAAGGCTTTCGGCAAAAAAGCCCACGCTGCAAGACCCGAGAATGGTATCAATGCAATAGAGGAGCTCTCAAAACTTCTTGCAAATTTGAATAGGGCAAAATTAAAAAAACATCGAAAACTGGGAAAAGGAAGCTTTTGCACTCTTGAAATAGAGGGAAAAGCTGATGGATTGAGTGTTCCCGAATATGCAAAAGCCATTGTTGATAGGCATACTGTAGTTGGAGAAGACTGGGAATTTGTTAGAGAAACACTTGAAAAGCTTGCCCAAAAGCTTGAAATAAAAGCCAAGCTGAAAATTGAAAAATTCAAAAGACCCACCCCAGAGATGCTTCCCTATTACGTCAAAGAAAACCTCAAAGTTGTGAAGATATTTAAGCGGATATTCAAACAGAAAACAGGCAAAGATGTTGAAGTAACTTATGGGAAGAGCGTTGGGGACTTTAACTACTTTGGCACTTACTTGGGAAAGCCGACACTGGTTTTTGGTCCAATCGGAGGCAACTGGCATTCTGCCGATGAATGGGTCAGTATAAGCTCAGTAAAGAGGGTCAAGGAGATATACAGAGACTTTTTGAAAGCTCTGGTTTAGTGCCTTTCTTTCTCTTTTGAATGAAACTTATTAACCACACAGCTGAAGGTTGATATAAGGTGGTGTCATTGGAGGAAAAGCTTACTGAGGCAGTTATTGAGGCAATTCGATTAGCCGCTACAAACCTTCCTGAAGATGTCATCAACGCAATTAAGGGGGCATATGAAAGGGAAGAAAGCAGAATTGCAAAATTTAATCTTGAGAACATTCTTAAATCAATTGAAATCGGCAAAAATGAGAGAATTCCCATCTGCCAAGATACTGGAACAATAACTTTTTTCGTTGAAGCCGGGATCAAAAATCCGTATCTTAGTGAAATTGGAGAAATTCTATTGGAAGCGACAAGAAGAGCTACACAAGAAATTCCCTTAAGGCCTAATGCTGTCGATGTTCTCACGAACAAAAATTCCGGGGACAATACTGGCAGGTTCGTGCCAATAATACACTGGGAGCTTGTTGAAGGGAACAGGATAAGAATAGCAGTCCTGCCCAAAGGTGGAGGGAGTGAGAACTGCTCAGCTTTGGCAATGCTCAACCCAATCGAAGGCTTTGAAGGCGTCAAGCGTTTTATTGTGAAAAGGGTGAGAGAATGCGGAGGTAAACCCTGTCCGCCAGTGATTCTCGGCGTGGGAATTGGGGGAAGTGCAGATTTAGCTTTAAAACTCGCCAAAAAATCACTTTTAAGACCTCTTGGAATGAGGCATGAAAACGAAAGAATTGCTCAATTGGAGGAAGAAATTCTTGATAAAGTCAACTCACTTGGAATTGGACCAATGGGCATGGGAGGTAGAACAACGGCTTTGGATGTTAAGATAGAATACGCCCACAGACATCCTGCATCACTTCCGGTGGGATTAATAATT
This genomic window contains:
- a CDS encoding M20 family metallopeptidase — encoded protein: MEVELLKKLVSTPSHFGEEKEISEFITSFLEPYAKVETQEVEGFGSNVIAYLKGVKNTVVLNGHMDTVGLSAGWTKNPWGQIEGDKFYGLGSADMKGGLAALMSVFAEIAELSRRERPNVIFTAVVDEEGYSRGTWELIKSKKLEKADVVLVGEPTNEKLMLGARGRFVIQVKAFGKKAHAARPENGINAIEELSKLLANLNRAKLKKHRKLGKGSFCTLEIEGKADGLSVPEYAKAIVDRHTVVGEDWEFVRETLEKLAQKLEIKAKLKIEKFKRPTPEMLPYYVKENLKVVKIFKRIFKQKTGKDVEVTYGKSVGDFNYFGTYLGKPTLVFGPIGGNWHSADEWVSISSVKRVKEIYRDFLKALV
- a CDS encoding fumarate hydratase, whose protein sequence is MEEKLTEAVIEAIRLAATNLPEDVINAIKGAYEREESRIAKFNLENILKSIEIGKNERIPICQDTGTITFFVEAGIKNPYLSEIGEILLEATRRATQEIPLRPNAVDVLTNKNSGDNTGRFVPIIHWELVEGNRIRIAVLPKGGGSENCSALAMLNPIEGFEGVKRFIVKRVRECGGKPCPPVILGVGIGGSADLALKLAKKSLLRPLGMRHENERIAQLEEEILDKVNSLGIGPMGMGGRTTALDVKIEYAHRHPASLPVGLIIQCWAHRKAFIEVDEKGKVKIWQ